TAAATGGACGAAGGTGTGCGCGCAGCCTGGTGATTTGTTACTCTGGGACTCGGTATGTTGTCAATTTAATATCAACAGACTAAAGGACTGACACTGAGATTGTAAAGCGAACTATACATTACGGCGCGGCACCTTCATCGATCAATGACCGCTTCGCTGCTTGTAAGTCATGCGGATTTCTATTTATTGCTCTATATCAGCGAATCCTCAAGAGTAATACTAATGCTAATCCTTCAAGACGTCTGCTACAAACCAGCGTCCAGTATCTCTGAAGAAGCAAAGAAAGTGCGAATCGAGGCATTCAACTCGAAGAAAAGTACTACTCACGATCCAGCGAATTTCCGCGTCAGGGACCGCCATCCACCAACTGATCATCCATCGTATGAGGCTGCTGTCGAGAGACCGTTCCAGGAGCCGGTGCTgtcgaagagggcgagggagtTGATTGGACTGGATCCTTATTAGACGGTAATATAAAGACATTTCTAAGCTGTAGAAATATGATGCGATGTTCACAGGGTACTTTGTATAATTCTATAGTTGAGAATACTCATTAGAATTCAAAATGTAACGCTCATCACATGCCATTTCAAGCTAAAAGAAACAAAGTTTAgctgctggaagagctcATAAACCACATCGAAAACCAACAAGTTAAGTCAAATCAACATGCTCAAAGCCGGCTATTTCCAGACCTTCGAATacccatcctcatcctcagtcCTCATTCACGACGAGATCTACGGCGACCATTTAATCACAGAGCCCGTCCTAGTTGCGCTGCTGCATTCCcccgccctcctccgcctACAGGGCGTCTGCCAACACGGCATCACCGGCCTTCTCGGCCACACCCACCGCGTAACACGCCTAGAACACTCCGTCGGCGCATTCCTAGTCGTACGCACCGTCGGCTCCAGCGTAGACGAGCAAGCCGCCGCGCTCCTCCACGACATCAGCCACACAGCGCTCAGCCATGTCGTTGACTGGGCGCTCTCGAAACCAGGCGAGGAGAGCTACCACGAAGTCCACAAGGAGCGAGCCATAAACATGAATGCAAATATGGCTGGGATTCCGCGTATTCTGAAACGCCATGGGCTCGACAGCGCACGCATCCTCGACGAGAGCATCTTCCCCCTCGTCGAGAAATCGGCCCCGCATCTCTGTGCCGACCGGTTGGACTATGCCCTGCGTGACTCGGTGGGGTTTGGGAAACTTGAGCTGCACGATGCGAGGCGTGTATTCTCTTCGGTTAGGGCGTTTCCGGATGTCTCTCACCCGACGCGTCTGCTGGTTCTCGATGATGTGGATCTTTCTCTCCGTCTTGCCCGCGCGTACCTGGAGGCAGATAGGGATGTCTGGTCGAATAGGGCGCATATAGACATGTATCGGCGGACTGGCCAGGTGATCGGAGATATCATCAAGCAGGGGGGGAtcaaagaggaggagctgtggAAATGCTCGGACCAGGAATTCTGGGAGCTATTGCGCAGTgttgctggcgaggagggcgcgAAGGTCATGGAGTGTCTAGAGCAGGAGGGTCTTCCGGATGAGGATGGATTAACGCTGCCCCAGCGTGCCAAAGTCCGCACTATTGACCCGGACGTTTATGTCGGGGATCATGCAGTGGAGCCGGTTCCTCTGTCTGGACTGCTGCCATTGTGGGCTGCTGAGCGGCAGATGTATATCCTCCAACGCGAGACGACGAGAGCTGATGCAGTGGATGACAATCCAAAttgaatataaaatagtgTTGGCATATAAGCAGTCTTGAAGCAGCCTAAATAAGTAACATGTACTACTGCCATCACACTCCCCCGGATAGACATTCGCATGCACATCGTCCGATAAAGCTCCAAACGCGGATGTGAGGTTTCTCTGCCTGTGTTTTGTGAGCCGTTCATATACAAGACGGGGAATGAAATCATGGTATTCCGACGGCTCTTTCGACACAGTGCCTCAAATCACTACAGATCTACATTCTTTGATATGCTCGAGAACTTCGACAGACGCGGGACGGGCTGCGGGCTTCATTGCCTAAAAGGGAATCCAATATAGATACTATCTCGCCAACACTAAGAACGGGATTTTTCGTCGGGCCAAGAACATGTTcgatagtaatatatttagcAGTTGTCTGATTAGCTAAACTATGTATATCGGAGATTTAAGTTCCTGCCTCGTCGCCTGCACGCTCATGACGATGCAATTTATGTCGTGGCAATTGTGAGTCTTCAAGGTTATTGTGCTGTTCTTACGGCTCAACAAGGCATTCAACCGCGGCTCGTTCACACGTATCTCAAGGATCTCCGTCTGAAAAAACCCTGGGAACAACCTAGCGCAATGTACACTGAGGGAAGCCAGCAAAAAAGGAGTAATGCAGCAGACTGTCGTGGCAGTCAAAGATTCGATGCCTGGCTACGAATGGCGTCAAATCCCGTGAACCAGAATCCGTGCTTCGACGAGGCAACATCCGTCGTTTGAACGATGGTCCTTATTGGCTCTGCGTCTGCCAGTGATGTCCTGGGATGATCCCCTGGTCTGTAGCCTCGCCATGGCGCGCAAGCCAACATGTCTGATTGGAATCCAAGGGCGCTTCGTGTCACGATCCTGGGAAAGCCAACTCAGAGGGAGTCAAGCATCCCTGCAGCGAGGCTGGACTGATCCGTCACGAGTGAGCCTCGCCCACCGGGGTGGTGGGGTAGTCGATGTGTCTGCTTATTAGGAAGACCACCCGCTGGGTCGCTCAGTTTTCAGATCAAAAAATTGATTTTCTGCGGGTTACAAGCCTGGGAAGAGCGGAAGATGGCGGTCGAGTTTGTGGAGCAGTTTTCAACCTGGGTCTCTGAGACCCAGGATGCTGAGCAGAGGAAgtttgagaagatgaaggtaAGGAATAGGCAGCTCAAAAGGACGGTCCCACTGCATCACTAATTTCTCTTGTCCAAGGTGTTTTCCGAACAGCTTACGAAGTTGGACAAGGAGTTTCGCGACGTCTCAAACGACCTCCAGAGGGAGCGTGTTGCTGCCAGACAAAcacaggaagaggaaaagtCGCTGAGGCATCAACTTAAGGAGTCGCAGGAGGCTATCGTTTGTCTTACTCCCATCCTAGGCccttatctttatataaatgGGACGATGATAACAAGGGATCCAGGAGCGGAGCTCGTTCGTGTTGGTTTTGATTgacgccgacgccgatggcTATATTGTACGTATTTCCTCTGCGAAATATCGGAAAACGAGCTCTCACATGTTACAGTTCAAAGAAGAATACTATAAGGACATAGACGGTGGTCGGAATGCAGCTTTAGGTCTTGAAGCTGCGGTTAGGGAGCACCTGAAGAGCTCACATCCAGAGTTGTCGAGTATGCCGATTATGATCAAGGCATTCGCCAACGCCGATGGACTTGCTCAATTACTGTTCAAGGCAAAACTTATTAAGTCCACCGGCTCGCTGACCAGCTTTGCCAAGGAGTTCTCGCAGGCCCGTTGGGGATCCGACTTTGTTTTGGTCGGTAGTGGCAAGGATCGTGCGGACGAGAAGATCAAAGGTAGCTGCACATTTCCAAACAGTAGCATACCGATTTTTGTGAACGCTAACTGGAGAATACGACGTAGGTATCTTTGAACAATTTATTGACAACCCCACCTGCCGTCATGTTATCTTCGGGGCGTGCCACGACAACGGTTACGTTCGTCTGTTGGAGAAGCATCAGAACACCGATTCTGCAGACCGAGTGACTCTCCTTCGCCCCTTTGAGACAGGAAAAGAGTTTGCTGGGCTTACAGGTTTCCACTCTATGCAGTTGGAGACGGTTTTTCGAAGTGCAGCCGTGTTTACTCGCAATTCGCCGCCTCCCGCACATCGAAAGTTGAGTGCAGAAGTCCAAGGTGGAGGAAGCCCCCCGCGAGGAAGCCCACCGCGAAACCCGTGGGTGACTCTCCATCCCAAGTCGCCCCGGAGTGTTGTTTCAAGGAAGGCCGAAGACCTGCCCGCAAACGCAATCTACGTAAACGCGGCAAATCAACGGCTTGACTCTGAGCTACCTGCTACGGCACCAGACATAGTACGTATCTGGGAGCACAAGGTCAACATTGCAGGAATGAGATACTGTCGGAAGTATCATTTACAAGCCGGTAGATGCCCTGGAAAGTGCGGCTATTCACACGGGCCTTTGACTCCCGGGGAGGGTTTGGTTTTCCGGCGTACAGTTAGGCAGGAGCCGTGTCATGCTCGTCAGCCTTGTCAGGATGCAAGTTGTTTCTATGGGCACCATTGTTCATGTGCGCGGCCGTCCTGCAAGTTTTCAGCTGATATGCATCATGTTGATGAGTCCTCGGTTTCAATTTTGCAGTGCGCATAGCGGTGACGTAGGGTAGAAGGCAGTTTGTTAGCAGTTTGCTGTTAGGGTATTCCTTGTTTATGGGTTTTTTTGCACATACTTTATGAGACAGCTCTTCAACAGCGCTGTCAAGGATTTCGGCTGTTTACGTTCTGCATccattatttttataatgcGAACCTTATCCTCTAAATCACTATATAGACTGTATTGGAAAGATTAAGCTTATCAGCAGAGTTGAAGAGTCGGTGCTGCGGCCAATAAGAGGCAGCAGCCAATCAAGGTTGGATCCGTGCATGCCCAGCAAGTCGGGACAGTCCAATCAAGAAACCGTCTGttgtcttctctcctccgtccTGGAGCATCCACAATCGGTGAGTATCTGCCCCAAGGCAATTTGGCGCAGTGGCATTGGTAGCCGGGATCTTTCCTCTTTGTACTTGGGATTTCTCGTGGGTGCTGCCTTTGGCTTCGCTGTGGGAAAAAAGAGATTTTATTGAACTGGCGTAGGGCCAGACACTGTTCGTCAAAGTGTAGTGAAAAGTTGTTGTGTTGCTCTTTAGGGCTCACAACGGCATTCAACTGTGGCTCATTCACATACaatatagataaatagaCCACACTGTAAGGCTTCTTCATTTATGTGTGTCATCAACTGTAAACGCTTTGTGCATTTTGAGTCTCCAGGGTTGGGCATTgttcgaagaagaaggtccgTGACTTGGTACTCACTACCAAAAGCCTGGACAAAGGTAGAAGGAGCTCATACCTATCCAGGTATGACATATAAAACACCGCCCACTACCATACTAAAAGGTAGTTGCAAAGATTAGCACTGAGCGGGTCGTGAATCAAAATACACACAGGTAATCCGCAATGGCGCCTCA
This region of Aspergillus puulaauensis MK2 DNA, chromosome 5, nearly complete sequence genomic DNA includes:
- a CDS encoding uncharacterized protein (COG:S;~EggNog:ENOG410PWEN;~InterPro:IPR003607) — protein: MLKAGYFQTFEYPSSSSVLIHDEIYGDHLITEPVLVALLHSPALLRLQGVCQHGITGLLGHTHRVTRLEHSVGAFLVVRTVGSSVDEQAAALLHDISHTALSHVVDWALSKPGEESYHEVHKERAINMNANMAGIPRILKRHGLDSARILDESIFPLVEKSAPHLCADRLDYALRDSVGFGKLELHDARRVFSSVRAFPDVSHPTRLLVLDDVDLSLRLARAYLEADRDVWSNRAHIDMYRRTGQVIGDIIKQGGIKEEELWKCSDQEFWELLRSVAGEEGAKVMECLEQEGLPDEDGLTLPQRAKVRTIDPDVYVGDHAVEPVPLSGLLPLWAAERQMYILQRETTRADAVDDNPN
- a CDS encoding uncharacterized protein (COG:S;~EggNog:ENOG410PNFZ;~InterPro:IPR000571;~go_function: GO:0046872 - metal ion binding [Evidence IEA]), translating into MAVEFVEQFSTWVSETQDAEQRKFEKMKVFSEQLTKLDKEFRDVSNDLQRERVAARQTQEEEKSLRHQLKESQEAIERSSFVLVLIDADADGYIFKEEYYKDIDGGRNAALGLEAAVREHLKSSHPELSSMPIMIKAFANADGLAQLLFKAKLIKSTGSLTSFAKEFSQARWGSDFVLVGSGKDRADEKIKGIFEQFIDNPTCRHVIFGACHDNGYVRLLEKHQNTDSADRVTLLRPFETGKEFAGLTGFHSMQLETVFRSAAVFTRNSPPPAHRKLSAEVQGGGSPPRGSPPRNPWVTLHPKSPRSVVSRKAEDLPANAIYVNAANQRLDSELPATAPDIVRIWEHKVNIAGMRYCRKYHLQAGRCPGKCGYSHGPLTPGEGLVFRRTVRQEPCHARQPCQDASCFYGHHCSCARPSCKFSADMHHVDESSVSILQCA